A region from the Melioribacter roseus P3M-2 genome encodes:
- a CDS encoding HD domain-containing protein translates to MDNQILNKARRYVEGLFEALRNKDNVYHNIDHTLEVVDKVKEIGAGEGLNEEELEIVTLAAWFHDTGYCIQSEGHEEVSANYARGFLNVENYTPDKINEVVKCIMATRVPQNPATLLEKVICDADLAHIGREDFEVRNNLFRQEYEIYFGKELSEKEWLEKSIDFFSKHRFFTEYSNRKYGALKEKNIERLKKQLALLDNAKDNT, encoded by the coding sequence ATGGATAATCAGATCCTAAATAAAGCGCGCCGGTATGTTGAAGGACTTTTCGAGGCGCTTCGAAACAAAGATAACGTCTACCATAATATCGACCATACGCTCGAAGTTGTCGACAAGGTTAAGGAAATAGGCGCGGGCGAAGGTTTAAACGAGGAAGAACTCGAAATTGTTACGCTGGCGGCTTGGTTTCACGACACGGGTTATTGTATTCAATCGGAAGGACACGAGGAAGTAAGCGCAAATTATGCGCGCGGTTTTTTAAACGTAGAAAATTATACCCCCGACAAAATAAACGAAGTGGTTAAGTGCATTATGGCGACTCGCGTTCCTCAAAATCCGGCCACATTGCTCGAAAAAGTTATTTGCGACGCCGATCTGGCTCATATCGGCCGGGAGGATTTCGAAGTGCGCAATAACCTCTTCCGTCAGGAATACGAAATTTATTTCGGTAAAGAACTTTCGGAAAAAGAATGGCTCGAAAAAAGCATCGACTTCTTTTCAAAGCATCGCTTCTTTACGGAATATTCGAATCGAAAGTACGGCGCTCTGAAAGAGAAAAATATTGAACGATTGAAAAAACAACTCGCGCTTCTGGACAACGCTAAGGATAATACATGA
- a CDS encoding SixA phosphatase family protein: protein MKKLFLIRHAKSSWDNPGLTDMERPLNKRGERDAPFMARLIKEKGIEPDLIISSPAKRAFDTALVFASIYGKNEEDIIVEDRIYEAGMRELSLVVEDIDDRFESVFLFGHNPGLTNFANLLGSEYLDNMPTCSIVGIGLNVDSWKNIERGKGKTFLFEYPKKYF, encoded by the coding sequence ATGAAAAAATTATTCCTGATAAGACATGCCAAATCGAGTTGGGACAATCCGGGTTTAACCGATATGGAAAGGCCTCTCAATAAAAGAGGCGAAAGGGACGCTCCGTTTATGGCTCGATTAATTAAGGAAAAAGGAATAGAGCCCGACCTGATTATTTCGAGCCCCGCAAAGAGAGCCTTCGACACGGCTCTCGTCTTTGCATCCATATACGGCAAAAATGAAGAAGACATTATAGTAGAAGACAGAATATACGAAGCCGGAATGAGAGAATTGAGTTTGGTAGTTGAAGATATTGACGACCGCTTCGAATCGGTATTTCTGTTCGGGCATAATCCCGGATTGACAAATTTTGCGAATTTATTGGGCTCGGAATATTTAGATAATATGCCTACATGTTCGATTGTGGGAATAGGACTTAATGTCGATTCGTGGAAAAATATTGAACGCGGAAAAGGGAAAACGTTTTTGTTTGAATACCCTAAAAAATATTTTTAA
- a CDS encoding cysteine peptidase family C39 domain-containing protein has product MSFYPQPNKYQCGPFALKYALVMLGVFKDEDQIGIIAGSTWWAGTDEFGLARAARRFNCRMKHFQSSNPGDARKLLIKNLQKGYPCILSVNNWEHWNTVVSYSKGKFVVIDSELDKVVSVVSATQLLRNWKYSDKKAGIVSYDGYAIAPKFKVHTRAKFTPRKAIQLMYEKNEDLARKWDQYTNDLINICKPRTKLSYNIITFNEFLRRNQNHLVKRVAMWHGEPTYSELKKILSNMKFVAEVYDLVVPIDEEKRAVTDIASILMMYACGKYGMTPIY; this is encoded by the coding sequence ATGAGCTTTTATCCTCAACCGAACAAATATCAATGCGGACCGTTTGCGTTGAAATACGCGCTGGTGATGCTCGGCGTATTTAAAGACGAAGATCAAATCGGAATAATTGCTGGAAGCACCTGGTGGGCGGGAACAGATGAATTCGGCCTGGCGAGAGCGGCGCGCCGCTTTAACTGCAGAATGAAACATTTTCAGTCGAGCAATCCCGGCGACGCCCGGAAATTATTGATTAAAAACCTGCAAAAAGGATATCCCTGCATTTTGAGCGTCAATAATTGGGAACACTGGAATACCGTCGTAAGCTATTCGAAAGGCAAGTTCGTCGTAATCGACAGCGAATTAGACAAAGTCGTTAGCGTTGTAAGCGCAACGCAACTTTTACGCAATTGGAAATATTCCGATAAGAAAGCAGGCATTGTAAGCTACGACGGATACGCCATAGCGCCGAAGTTCAAAGTTCATACGCGCGCCAAGTTTACTCCGCGAAAAGCCATTCAATTGATGTACGAAAAAAACGAGGACCTCGCTCGCAAATGGGATCAATACACCAACGATTTGATAAACATCTGCAAGCCGAGGACAAAACTCAGCTATAACATCATTACATTCAACGAATTTCTTCGAAGAAATCAGAACCATCTGGTAAAGCGCGTGGCGATGTGGCACGGCGAACCGACATATTCCGAGTTAAAAAAGATTTTAAGCAATATGAAATTCGTGGCTGAAGTTTACGACCTCGTAGTTCCTATTGACGAGGAAAAACGCGCCGTTACAGATATCGCCTCTATATTGATGATGTATGCCTGCGGCAAGTACGGAATGACCCCTATTTATTAA
- a CDS encoding D-alanine--D-alanine ligase family protein, whose translation MKVLIVYNESDPEIYEQAPEISEEDLDFKPYFDLENSNPIDEYEAMAKALRRAGYDAYTLNIMDNLQHFFDNIDKNKPDVVFNLMELYKDVAIQEMNFAGLLELLDIPYTGAPPLALGTCQSKILTKRILSSIGIRTPNYRLVKSLNKPFRINLNYPLIVKPALEDASVGIEEESIVYNVDALKKRVKYVLEYFAQPALVEEFIVGRELNVAVFGDKEPEVLPISEIDFSKLPDDLHPIVSYQAKWDPYHVAYHKTIPKCPAPLSNKIRKEAEEIALKAVKAVGCRDYARVDMRLSEDKRLYVLEVNPNPDLQQDAGFMRSARTAGYSYSRALKMIVDFAYMRKRGSNGK comes from the coding sequence ATGAAAGTTCTTATCGTTTACAACGAATCAGACCCGGAAATTTACGAACAGGCGCCTGAAATTTCCGAAGAAGACCTCGACTTCAAACCCTACTTTGACCTTGAGAATTCAAATCCGATCGACGAATACGAAGCGATGGCAAAAGCATTGAGAAGAGCCGGTTACGACGCTTATACTCTTAACATAATGGACAACCTTCAACATTTTTTCGACAATATCGATAAAAACAAGCCGGACGTGGTTTTTAACCTGATGGAATTATACAAGGACGTAGCGATACAGGAGATGAACTTTGCAGGCTTGCTCGAACTTCTCGATATTCCGTATACGGGCGCTCCGCCGCTTGCGCTCGGAACGTGCCAGAGTAAAATCCTTACAAAAAGGATACTGAGTTCGATAGGTATACGGACGCCCAATTACCGTCTCGTTAAATCCTTGAATAAACCCTTCAGAATCAATTTGAATTATCCTCTTATAGTTAAGCCCGCGTTGGAAGACGCAAGTGTCGGCATCGAAGAGGAATCGATTGTTTATAATGTTGATGCGCTAAAAAAAAGAGTAAAATACGTGCTTGAATATTTTGCTCAGCCTGCGTTGGTGGAAGAATTTATTGTCGGCAGAGAGTTGAACGTGGCTGTCTTTGGGGATAAAGAGCCGGAAGTATTGCCGATTAGCGAAATCGACTTTTCGAAACTGCCCGACGACCTTCATCCGATTGTAAGTTATCAGGCAAAATGGGATCCGTATCACGTCGCCTATCATAAGACAATTCCTAAATGTCCCGCGCCTTTAAGCAATAAAATCCGAAAAGAAGCCGAAGAAATTGCGCTGAAAGCCGTTAAAGCAGTCGGCTGCCGGGATTATGCGCGCGTCGATATGCGATTGTCCGAAGACAAAAGATTGTACGTGCTGGAAGTTAATCCGAACCCCGATTTGCAACAGGACGCCGGATTTATGCGTTCTGCCAGAACGGCGGGCTATTCTTACAGCCGCGCGCTTAAAATGATAGTCGATTTTGCTTACATGCGTAAGCGCGGCTCTAACGGGAAGTAG
- a CDS encoding DUF1289 domain-containing protein, translating to MDKRNTDSPCNNICRMDEENRYCAGCFRTLDEIAHWQSMTDSQKKRVYMLIEERRNSSGKKSTSR from the coding sequence ATGGATAAAAGAAACACGGATTCCCCGTGCAACAACATTTGCAGAATGGACGAGGAAAACAGATACTGCGCCGGATGTTTCAGAACTTTAGACGAGATTGCGCACTGGCAGTCGATGACCGATAGTCAGAAAAAAAGAGTTTACATGTTAATAGAAGAACGCAGAAATTCATCCGGTAAAAAGTCTACTTCCCGTTAG
- the thrA gene encoding bifunctional aspartate kinase/homoserine dehydrogenase I, whose amino-acid sequence MKVLKFGGTSVGDYKNIKSVTDIIESYIKRKEKIIVVCSAMSGVTDALIETAMKASGKDEGYRESFVKIKGKHLTTASRLIPADKRTKTNDYLKQRFAELYEIFKSLYTIGELTPKTLDEIMSYGERLSCFIIAETLKSRKIEASFVDARELIKTDEQFGNAKVNFETTNSLIKERFKKSKEVPIVTGFIASTVEGITTTLGRGGSDYTASIIGAALDADEIEIWTDVNGIMTADPRKVRNAFPLRAVTYEEAMEMSHFGAKVIYSPTMLPALQKQIKIRIKNTFNPSFRGTLILPREPQIQFNMKGISSIDDIHLLQVEGSGLIGIEGISSRIFGALASAKINVLMITQGSSGHTICIAVMPSVSKLAKKAIENELKLEIYEKQLKKVEVIENLSMIAVVGEDLLNTPGVSGKVLFALGKNGINTIAIAQGSSQLNLTMVIRKEQLKKALNVLHESLFISEQKNINVFLAGPGNVGSKFIDLIVKQHENIINNMSINLRFVGLADSKKMLFDEEGIDLSNWKELLKKSGQKSNVRKFIERMKELNLSNSIFIDATSGDLFVPYYNEVLSSAISIVTPNKTANSAPYKEYKNLIETAHKYNSEFRYSTTVGVGLPTIDVIRNLIESGDEIIAIEGMFSSTMNFILKEFMNAGMKMSEIILNAIKSGFTEPNPRVDFSGEDVAKKLLILIRETGKEYELNDIDIKPLLKLPPKGAHSFIAEHIKKYDSHFDKLRDRAIKAGKELIYMARYDRGKSAVGLELIDKTHPFYGLSSKEKIVAFRTRFHYEHPLIIKGHGGGPAAAAAGILSDVLKISKYTIK is encoded by the coding sequence ATGAAGGTGTTAAAATTCGGCGGCACTTCCGTTGGCGATTATAAAAATATTAAAAGCGTTACCGATATAATCGAATCGTATATAAAGAGAAAAGAAAAAATAATTGTTGTATGTTCCGCAATGTCGGGAGTTACCGACGCGCTTATCGAAACGGCAATGAAAGCAAGCGGTAAAGACGAAGGATACAGGGAAAGTTTTGTTAAAATTAAAGGCAAGCATCTTACCACGGCGAGCAGATTAATACCTGCCGACAAAAGAACTAAAACTAACGATTATCTTAAACAGAGATTTGCCGAACTCTACGAAATATTCAAGAGTCTTTATACAATCGGCGAACTTACTCCTAAAACGCTCGACGAAATTATGAGTTACGGCGAAAGGCTCTCCTGTTTTATTATTGCCGAAACTTTAAAATCCCGCAAGATTGAAGCAAGCTTTGTCGACGCCAGGGAATTAATTAAGACGGACGAACAATTCGGAAACGCAAAAGTTAATTTTGAAACAACAAACAGCCTGATAAAAGAACGCTTTAAAAAATCGAAAGAAGTTCCGATCGTAACCGGCTTCATAGCGTCGACTGTCGAAGGAATTACGACGACGCTTGGCAGAGGCGGCTCGGATTATACGGCTTCTATTATCGGAGCCGCGTTAGACGCAGATGAAATTGAAATATGGACGGACGTAAACGGCATAATGACGGCGGATCCGCGCAAGGTTCGAAACGCTTTCCCCTTAAGAGCCGTCACTTACGAAGAGGCTATGGAAATGTCGCACTTCGGCGCTAAAGTAATTTATTCTCCAACCATGCTTCCGGCTTTGCAAAAACAAATTAAAATACGCATCAAGAACACGTTCAATCCGTCTTTCAGAGGAACGCTGATACTGCCGCGCGAACCTCAGATACAATTCAATATGAAAGGAATTTCTTCGATCGACGATATACATCTGCTGCAGGTTGAAGGCAGCGGCTTGATTGGAATCGAAGGAATATCGTCGCGTATATTCGGCGCTCTCGCCTCGGCTAAAATTAACGTACTGATGATTACGCAGGGCTCCTCCGGTCATACGATTTGTATAGCCGTTATGCCGTCGGTAAGCAAACTGGCAAAAAAGGCGATCGAAAACGAACTTAAACTCGAGATTTATGAAAAGCAGTTGAAAAAAGTGGAAGTGATCGAAAATCTGTCCATGATTGCCGTTGTCGGCGAGGACCTTTTGAATACTCCGGGCGTTTCGGGCAAAGTCCTTTTTGCGCTCGGTAAAAACGGAATCAATACGATTGCCATAGCGCAGGGCTCGTCGCAGTTGAATCTTACAATGGTAATTAGGAAAGAGCAACTCAAAAAAGCTCTCAACGTACTGCACGAATCTCTCTTTATCTCGGAACAAAAAAATATAAATGTCTTTCTTGCGGGACCCGGCAACGTGGGTTCCAAATTTATCGATTTGATCGTAAAGCAACATGAAAACATAATAAACAATATGTCGATTAACTTGCGTTTCGTGGGGCTAGCCGACAGCAAAAAGATGCTCTTTGATGAGGAAGGAATCGATCTGTCGAACTGGAAAGAATTATTAAAAAAATCGGGTCAAAAATCGAACGTCAGAAAATTCATCGAAAGAATGAAAGAACTCAACCTTTCTAATTCAATTTTTATCGACGCGACCTCGGGCGATTTATTCGTGCCTTATTATAATGAAGTATTATCCTCCGCAATATCGATCGTAACTCCGAATAAAACTGCAAACTCGGCACCGTACAAAGAATATAAAAATCTTATTGAGACGGCGCATAAATACAATTCCGAATTCAGATATTCCACAACCGTGGGCGTCGGATTGCCTACTATAGACGTTATAAGAAATTTGATTGAAAGCGGCGACGAAATTATCGCTATCGAAGGCATGTTTTCGAGTACGATGAATTTTATTTTGAAAGAATTTATGAACGCCGGCATGAAGATGAGCGAAATAATATTAAACGCAATCAAAAGCGGCTTTACCGAACCGAATCCTCGGGTCGACTTTTCCGGAGAAGACGTGGCAAAGAAATTGTTGATATTAATCAGGGAAACAGGCAAAGAATACGAACTGAACGACATAGATATAAAACCGCTTTTGAAGCTGCCGCCGAAAGGAGCGCATTCTTTCATAGCGGAACACATTAAAAAGTACGATAGTCATTTTGACAAATTAAGAGACCGGGCAATAAAAGCGGGAAAAGAATTAATATATATGGCAAGGTACGACCGGGGCAAGAGCGCGGTAGGTCTTGAACTAATCGATAAGACGCATCCTTTTTACGGATTGAGTTCAAAAGAAAAGATTGTAGCGTTCAGAACGAGATTTCATTACGAGCATCCATTGATTATTAAAGGACACGGCGGAGGTCCGGCAGCAGCCGCCGCCGGAATTCTTTCCGACGTTTTGAAAATTTCCAAATACACCATAAAATAA